The genomic stretch CGGCGGCGCGAACCTCAGGCCTTCCGGTGCGGGTTGCGCCGCGATCGGACGCCCGGGCAGCTCGGCCGTGCGCAGCCAGGTGCCGACAGGCCACGGGGGTAGGTCGTCGAAGCCGTACAGACGCACCTCGCCGTCCGGCAGCGGGTCGAGGCGCGCCGAGAGGCAGCCGTCCACGAGGCGGATGTCCAGGCCGGTGACCGGCTCGGGCGGCGCGAGCGGCCTGGCGGTGCGCCGGATGCCGGCCGTACGTACGGTCGTTCCGTCGTCGGTGCGGTAGACGACGCGGATGCGATAGCCGTACGTCGTGCCGTTGGCGAGGCCGCCGTCCGTGAAGCCGTCGCGACGGGCGGCGACGTGCACCTCCTCGCCATCGGGCGCGGTGCGGACGACCTCGACGGACCGGGCACGGTCCGGGCATGTCCAGTCGGCGGAGATCTGGCGGTCCGCGGGGCGCAGGCGGGCGTCGGTGACCTCGGGCCAGTGCACGAGGGGTCCGCTCACCATGAGCGGCGAGGGCGCGCTGCCGGGTTCGGCGGCCCGGCGTACGGCGACCGCGTAGTACAAGGGGACGCAGGCCGGGGGTGCGCCGTCCACGTACGACGTGGCGCGCGGCGAGGCCAGCGCCAGCACCGTGCCGTCGGCCGCGTCGCGTGGTGGGCGCCGCTCGGTGCGCAGCAGCACGTACTCGGGCTCACCGGCCGTGGACGGCGAGGGCCGCCACCGGACCGTGACGCCCGCGCCGTCCCGGGTCGCGGTGAGCCCGGACACCGGGTGAACGGCGAGGCCGCGGCGCACGGCGTCGGTTCCCGGCAGATCGCGCACCGCCGCCTCTGCCTGTTCCAGCAGGTCCCAGGCCCGGTCCGCCTCCGCCGGCGACAGTCGGCGCGCGCGATCCAGCATGGCGCGCGCCTCGGCGAGTTTCCCGTGCACATGCTCGGCCAGCGCGCGTACGTCCTCGGCGAGCGAGCCCGGCGGCAGCCGGTCCGCCACGGCCGCCGCCTCGGCGAGCCGCCCGTCCGCGACCAGGCGGCGCAGCCGCTCCGACACCGGATCCCCGGCTGCCTCGTGCAGCACTGCGAACACCAGTCGCCGCGCGTCGTCCTCGGCGACGGACAACTCTCCCACCGCGTACGCGAGGAGCGTGGCCGGAGTCGCGCGGGCGGCACACCGCGTCCGCAGCGGCATCGCCAGTTCATACAGGAGGATCCGGGCGACTCCCTCCGGGCCCTGCTCGGTCAGCACACCGCGGACGGCGGCGATCACGGCCTGGGCCGCTGTGTGCGCGGCGCCGTGCGGCAGCCGGGCCCAGCGGCGGGCCGCCGCCTCGACGCTCGGCGGATCGGCCGGGAGCGCGTCGAAGACGTGCACGGGCTGCTCGGACCGTCCGCCGGGTGTGCCCGTCGCGAGGAAGTCACCGAGATGCCGCAGCCCCAGCACCTCCAGGTGGCCCGCGCAGCGCGCATATGCGGGGTGCGGCACGGACCGCGGCAGCGGTTCGGGTTCGGCGATCCGCAGCCCGAGGGCGGGCAGCAGCTCCCGTACCTCGTCCTCGCGGACCCGGTGGGCGGCGGCGATCCGCACGACCGTGCTCTCGGCAAGCATGCCGAGCCCGCCTGTGGCCTCCTCCAAGGCCGCGCGCAGCCGGGCCCGCTCGGATTGGGCGCGTCGGCCGTGCGCTGCGAGGGCGGCCCGCAGTGGCCCCGGATCCCCGGCGGCGACCGCGTCCAGCAGCGGCCGGTGAGAGAGGTACCCGGCCTCCAACTGCTCGATCACCGCACGGTACTTGAGCCGGGCCCGACTCCGGCGCCAGCAGGCGCGGACCGCGGTGACCGTCTCGGCGACCGCGGTCCCGTCGAGGTTCTGCGGCAACTGGTAGCGCGTGCGCAGGTCCTCGGTCACGGGCAACCCGGCGTCGAGCACCTCGCGCCGGTAGCGCGACTCGTCGAAAGCCACGAGCGTGATCCCCCGTCCTGCCGGCGCTCAGCCGATCCGCTGGCGGCTCATCGCGACCCGCGCCTCGTCGACCGCCTCCTGTGACAGGCCTCCGATCTGGATGGAGATCTCGATCTGCTCGCCGGACTCCCGCTCCGTGGCGACGACGGTGAGGAGCCCGGAGGCGTCGAGTGTGAACACGCACTGGAAGGGCCAGCGCGCGGGTTTGCCGGGTGGGATCTTCAGCGTCCCCTGCGCGACAGCGGTGTTGTGTGCCAGCTCCTCCGACTCCACCGCGCCTGCCTGTTCCATCACCTGGATCCGGACCTGCCGCTGGCCGTCGCGAAGGGTGAAGAAGTCGTCGGTCACCGACGCCGGGAGGCCGTCGTTGGCGTGCACGAGGTGGGTCACGTACTCCCGGCCGGTGTCGATGTCCGTGACCCTGATGCCGTAACCGCGCGAGGCGACGGTGGAGATCTCGTAGGGGCGGTGAGTGAGGCCGGTCTCCGGTACGTCCGGTGCCTGCTCGTCGGAGAGTTCGCCGCTGGAGACCATGTACGCGGCCCTGTCGAGGGCGTAGAACGCGGCGCCGCGGGCCACCGCGAGGTCGGGGTTGTGCAGCCTGGGCTCGAAGCCGAACTGGGTGCGCAGGGCGGCGGCGACGGCGGGCATCTTGGTGGCGCCACCGACGAGCAGCACATCGTCGAATGACGGCACTCCCCGCTCGGCGGCCAGTTCGACGGTGCGGCGGGTGATGTCGACGGTGCGGTCGAGCAGGTCGCGGGTCAACTCCTCGATCAGGCCCCGGGTCAGCTCCACCGCTTCGACCCTGCCCTGGTGCATGACGCGGACGGTGTAGCGCTCGCGGAAGGACAGCGCCTTCTTCGCCTCCTCGGCGTCCTTGCGCAGCTGTGTCTCGGACTGGGGGTCGGACAGCGGGTCGTCGGCATCCGGGAAGCGCTCGCGGAACCGCTCCACCAAGTGCGCCACGATACGGTCGTCGAAGTCGCTGCCGCCCAGCTCCTTCGCACCGTCCGTGCACAGCACGGTCAGCTCGCGTCCGCGCAGGGTGAGCACGGTGGTGTCGAAGGTGCCACCGCCCAGGTCGTACACGAGCACGGCCCGGTCCCCGCGCTCCTCGTCTCCTTCCAGGGCCCCGTAATCGAGTGCGGCCGCGATGGGCTCGGCAACCACGTCCAGGACGCGCAGGCCGGCGATCTCGCCGGCCTTGCGGGTGGCGTCCCGCTCCGCGAGCCCGAAGTAGGCGGGCACGCTGATCACGACGTCGCGTGCCTCTTCGCCGGCGGTGGCCTTCGCGTCGTCGACGAGTTTGCGCAGGATGCGAGCGGAGATCTCCTCGGGTGTGTAGGTGCGGCCGTGGAACTCGCGCGGCACCACATCACCCATGTCCCGCTTGATGAGCTGTACGACGTGGTCGGGGTCGAGGACGGTGGCGTCCTTGGCGCTCTGGCCCACGACGACGCTGTCGGCGCTCTCGAAGTAGACGACGGAGGGCGTGGTGTCCGCCCCTTCGATGTTGCGCAGCACGGTCGGTCTGCCGACGTCGTCGATCCGTGCGATGCAGGAGTAGGTGGTTCCAAGGTCGATGCCGTACACGGCCATACGGTCTCCCGCCACCGGGACGCCCGCGCCTGCGCCCGTCCCGTCTGTTGTCCGTCACATGTCCTGGTAAGTCGTGCCCTGTGAGCCCGCCGGAGAAGGAGACGTTCACGGGGTATCCGGTTCCCACCGGGAAACCACCACGTCAGCCTTGCGCACGACCCGTTCCCCCTGAACGAATCCGGCCGCCACGACGCGCGCCACCGTCCGGTCCGTCTCAGGACCTTCGGCGGCGACACGGCCCACCGGACGGTGCAACACCATGTCGAATTCCTCGCCGGGCCTGGGGACGTACCGCTCCACGCCGGTCCTGGCCACGGTGTCCGCCGCTTCGTCGGCCAGCGCGGTCAGCAGGTCACGCAACTCGTCGACGCCGAGCGGGGCGGTGACGTGTTCGGCCTGGCGCAGGATCTGGTCGTGGAGCCGGATCAGGGAGTGGCGCACGAGATCGAGCGCCGTTTCCATCTCGCCCCGGCGCAGCCGCTCGACCTCGTCGTGCAGCCTTGTCACGACCTCCTCGCGGCGCTCGGCGAGCTGTTGCTGACGAGCGAGCGCCGCGGTGAACTCGCTTGCGAGCGCGCAGGGTTCGACTGGTTCCGACACGTCGATCACAGTAGACCACAGGGGCACGACGCGTCAGCGGGGACTGTCACGACCGTCTGCCGGGCCGGAACAGGCGCGTCGCCCCGCCGACGCCTTGTCCTCCCGGGCGTCACCCGACAACGTACGACCGCGTCAGCCACCGAGGTTGATGGAACCGTGAACGTCCCGGGCCTGGACGACGGTGGTCTGGGTGCCGCCGGAGACGACGTTGCGCACATCGCCCGCGCCGGTCCGGGTGTCTTCCAGGGCTTCGGCCTCCCGCCGCCATGCCGCGAGCGCCTGGGCGAATGCGGGATCCTGCCGGGCGTGGCGAGCCAGCGCCTCGGCCAGCTCAGTGGCACGCTGCTCGTTGCCGGGCGCCTCGGCGAGGGCGGTCAACTCGCCTTCGTCGCCCGGTTCTCCGCCCGAGTGCCGTCGTCTGACCAGATCCCGCAGGGACGTCCAGATCTGCTCTCCCGCCGCACCCGCGGTTCCTCCGGCCAGGGCCATGAGCAGTTCAGGTGCAATCTGGTCCACGTGGGCCTCCACCGCTTCCAACGCTCAGGTCGTAAGCCGAGCGTAGGGCACGATGGGCCCGCAGAGACCCGAATCCGCGGGAGAATCCGTGCGTCAAGCGGATGTGACCGGCAGGACGTCGGGGGACAGCGCGCCCGCGCGGCCCGCGGCAGCGGTCGTCCGGCGGAGGTGATGGCGGCGGCACAGCACCTTGTAACCGACCTCCTCCGCCGGGCGGTTGACGTCGCCGACGACCACCTGAGCCCTTTCGGGCACCAGCTCGCCGCCCCCGTAGGGGCGTTGTGCGTCGCCCGGTCACCGCACCGGCACAGGGCCTCCACCGGGAGTCTCTCCACCCGGTCGGCGAGATCGTCCACGACCCGCGCCAGCCGGCTGACCTATCGGACTGCCTCCACGCTCTGACCGAACGTCCTCCCGGGACACGCCGAGTCAGGAAGTCCTCGACCGCGCCGGGCCCGGACCGCAGGCAGAGCGGGCTGAGTTCATGCGGCTGGCCCGCCAGATGGCCGCATGGGCCTCCCATCGGAGAGCAGGCTTCGGCGTCCGACGTCCAGTTGTGGATGGATGGGGCCGGGCTGGCGCGAGTATGGACTCGTCACCGGACAGGATGGCATCCGGCGCCCAGTCGCCGCCGAGGAGACCGAAGACACTGGTGGAGCCTCCTCCGTCCTGGAACATCGTCTGGCACTTCTACGGCGCCTCCACCAGCCGCAAACCCGAGGTCCAGGCGAACAACACCATCCAGTGGCGGATGGTGTGTGACGCCTACGAACTCGGAGCGAGAATCAACGACTTCCGCGGCATCACCGACACTCTGGACGAGGGCAACCACCTGCCCGTCGACGCCGAGGCGGGAGACTTATCCTCGGTGCTCACCCGACCCGTAGCGCCGACGATTTCGCAGGTCAACCCCTTGTAGCCGGTGTACCACCAACAGACCGAGAATCCTCTGGTGTCCTACTCGCCGAAGAGCTGGGCCGCTTCCCCGCAGCCGCCCGCCCAAGGCTCCGGCTGTCCTGACTTTGCGGACACGACCGCTGCCGGAAGGCTGTGCCGTTGATCATCTTGCGGTGTGGCTCTCCCACCGTCCGCCCCGTCCCGGGCAAGCCTGAACGATGCGCGCGGTCAGCTGGTCGCACGCGCCATCGGACAGCGCCTGGCAGCGCGTGCCGGTCAGCGGCCGAGGAGCCGCGGGACCGTCGGGCCGGTGGTCCATCCGCCGTCGACGGCCAGCTCGGCGCCGGTGATGTACGAGGCGGCGTCCGAGAGCAGAAAGGCGACCGCTTCCGCGATCTCCGGGGCCTCGCCGACCCGGCCCATGGGCGTGTTCGGGTACTTGCCCTCGCCCCGCTCGATGCCGACGCGGGCGGTCATCGGGGTATAGATCATGCCCGGATGCACGGAGTTGACGCGGATCCTCGCCGTGCCCAGCTCCACCGCACCGACCTTGGTGAGCCCGCGCACTCCCCACTTGGCCGCCCCGTACCCGGCGGTCATGGCCAGACCCATCAGGCCCGCCGCCGAGGAGACATTGACGATCGAGCCACCGCCGCGCTCCCTCATCAGCGGGATCACGGTCCGCATGCCGAGGAAGACACCGGTGAGGTTGGTGTCGATCACCCGGCGGAATTCGTCGACAGACTGCTCTTCGAGCAGGTGGGAACCGCCTGAGACGCCCGCGTTGTTGACCAGCCCGTCGACTCCGCCGAACTCGGCGACGGCGAAGGCCACCACCCGTCGCCAGTCCTGCTCGGAGGTGACGTCGTGCCGGACGAACCGGGCGGCTTCCCCGAGCTTCTCGACGGTGAGCCGGCCTTCGTCCTCCAGCACATCGGTGAGCACCACCCGGGCGCCGGCTTCGACGGCCACCCGGCCGGCCTCCGCACCGAGCCCCTGCGCCCCACCGGTGATGAGCACCGTCCTGCCCTGAAGATCCGTCATGGACGTCCCCTTCCCTTCCCCTGAAGCTGCTGAGCCACGGGCGCGCGTCGGCGGGGGGACCGTACGTTTTCCCGCCCCGGAACGGAACGCCGTTCTCCCACTGAGCGGGAGCGACAAGGCCCGTCGACGCACCTCGCCGGCCCGCCCGCAGACGGCCTTTCCTCCCCTAGGTATTCCTGCTAGAAGTATTTCTAACCGAAATATCGAGCAGGGAGCCTGCCGTGAAGTTTTCAATGATCTTCGAGGCGCAGATCGCCGACCCGACCCCCGAGCACGAGCGCCGAATACTCCACGACTGCGTCGAACAGGCTGTCCTCGCCGAGGAGATGGGATTCGACCGGATCTGGGCAGTGGAGCACCACGCGCTGACCCAGTACGCGCACATGAGCGCCTCGGAGGTCTTCCTCACCTGGGTGGCGGCGAAGACCTCCCGCATCCGCATCGGCCATGGCGTGGTCACCATGCCCTTCGGCTACCAACACCCCGTCCGGGTCGCCGAACGCGCCGCCATGCTCGACGTGTTGTCCGGCGGCCGCGTCGACATCGGGGCCGGCCGCGGCGCCACCAAACAGGAGATGTCCATGTACGGGGTCCGGTCCGAGGACACCTACCCGCAGATGGAGGAGGCGCTGCGGATCTTCAGCAACGCCTGGCGCAAGGAGCAGTTCGAGTGGCACGGTTCGATCGACATCGGTCCGGGCGCGGTGCTGCCCCGCCCGGTCCAGGACCCGCACCCGCCCCTGTTCATGGCCTGCAGCAAGCACGACACCCTCAAGCTCGCCGCCGAACTGGGCGTCGGCGCCCTGGTGCTGGGCTTCGCCGGGGCCGATGACGTGCGTGACATGCGCAAGATCTACGACGAGTCCATCGCCACCCGAAGCGACGACCGGTTCGTCTCCACCGAGGTCAACAACCACTTCTCCGCCCTGTGCCCGACGATCGTGCTGGACGACGCCGAGACGGCGTACCGGATCGGCACCCGCGGACAGCGGTTCTTCGCCGAGTCCATCGCCCACTGGTACGGCAACGGGCCCGCTCCCACCGGGTACGGCGAAGACGTCGAGGCAGCAGCTCACGTGGCCGCCCTGGAGCGGGACCGCGAGGTCCTGGTCGCCAAGCTGCACGAGGCGGACATCCCTGTGCGGCCGGCCGACACCGGACAGTTCAACGCCAAGCACGCCTACGGCACCGCCGAGACCGCCATCGCCTATGTCGAGCAGCTGCGCCAGATCGGCGTCGACGAGGTCATGTGCCTGATCCAGATGGGCACCGTGCCGCAGGAAGCCTGCATGGAGACCATCCGGCAGTGGGGCGAGAAGGTCATCCCCCACTTCCGGGCCCTCGAGAAGGAAGGCGAGTGATGTCCCAGCGCCTCGACGGCAGGACCGTCATCGTCACGGGAGCGGGCCGCGGACAAGGGGCAGCCGAGGCGCGGCTGTTCGCGGAGCACGGTGCACGGGTCGTGCTCACCGACGTGCGGGAGGACGAGGGCCGCGCGGTCGTCAAGGATCTCGGTGAACAAGGGGTGTTCGTCGTCCACGACGTGACCGACGCGGCGGGCTGGCGGCAGGTCGTCCGGGCCGGGCTGGAGGCGTTCGGCCGGATCGACGCCCTGGT from Streptomyces roseochromogenus subsp. oscitans DS 12.976 encodes the following:
- a CDS encoding Hsp70 family protein, giving the protein MAVYGIDLGTTYSCIARIDDVGRPTVLRNIEGADTTPSVVYFESADSVVVGQSAKDATVLDPDHVVQLIKRDMGDVVPREFHGRTYTPEEISARILRKLVDDAKATAGEEARDVVISVPAYFGLAERDATRKAGEIAGLRVLDVVAEPIAAALDYGALEGDEERGDRAVLVYDLGGGTFDTTVLTLRGRELTVLCTDGAKELGGSDFDDRIVAHLVERFRERFPDADDPLSDPQSETQLRKDAEEAKKALSFRERYTVRVMHQGRVEAVELTRGLIEELTRDLLDRTVDITRRTVELAAERGVPSFDDVLLVGGATKMPAVAAALRTQFGFEPRLHNPDLAVARGAAFYALDRAAYMVSSGELSDEQAPDVPETGLTHRPYEISTVASRGYGIRVTDIDTGREYVTHLVHANDGLPASVTDDFFTLRDGQRQVRIQVMEQAGAVESEELAHNTAVAQGTLKIPPGKPARWPFQCVFTLDASGLLTVVATERESGEQIEISIQIGGLSQEAVDEARVAMSRQRIG
- a CDS encoding nucleotide exchange factor GrpE; this encodes MSEPVEPCALASEFTAALARQQQLAERREEVVTRLHDEVERLRRGEMETALDLVRHSLIRLHDQILRQAEHVTAPLGVDELRDLLTALADEAADTVARTGVERYVPRPGEEFDMVLHRPVGRVAAEGPETDRTVARVVAAGFVQGERVVRKADVVVSRWEPDTP
- a CDS encoding glucose 1-dehydrogenase produces the protein MTDLQGRTVLITGGAQGLGAEAGRVAVEAGARVVLTDVLEDEGRLTVEKLGEAARFVRHDVTSEQDWRRVVAFAVAEFGGVDGLVNNAGVSGGSHLLEEQSVDEFRRVIDTNLTGVFLGMRTVIPLMRERGGGSIVNVSSAAGLMGLAMTAGYGAAKWGVRGLTKVGAVELGTARIRVNSVHPGMIYTPMTARVGIERGEGKYPNTPMGRVGEAPEIAEAVAFLLSDAASYITGAELAVDGGWTTGPTVPRLLGR
- a CDS encoding LLM class flavin-dependent oxidoreductase, whose protein sequence is MKFSMIFEAQIADPTPEHERRILHDCVEQAVLAEEMGFDRIWAVEHHALTQYAHMSASEVFLTWVAAKTSRIRIGHGVVTMPFGYQHPVRVAERAAMLDVLSGGRVDIGAGRGATKQEMSMYGVRSEDTYPQMEEALRIFSNAWRKEQFEWHGSIDIGPGAVLPRPVQDPHPPLFMACSKHDTLKLAAELGVGALVLGFAGADDVRDMRKIYDESIATRSDDRFVSTEVNNHFSALCPTIVLDDAETAYRIGTRGQRFFAESIAHWYGNGPAPTGYGEDVEAAAHVAALERDREVLVAKLHEADIPVRPADTGQFNAKHAYGTAETAIAYVEQLRQIGVDEVMCLIQMGTVPQEACMETIRQWGEKVIPHFRALEKEGE